One Opitutales bacterium genomic region harbors:
- the pdxH gene encoding pyridoxamine 5'-phosphate oxidase has translation MDPSALRQEYAQASLDHEDLREDPMEQFAFWFEQTCNADLLEPNAMTLSTADLRGRVSSRTVLLKAYDAEGLVFYTNYESGKAQQIGENNQVSLCFPWLALQRQVIICGRAEKVSTATSLKYFLSRPHGSQLGAWVSQQSAVISSRSLLETKLNEMKQKFKEGQVPLPDFWGGFRVRPETIEFWQGRPSRLHDRFRYSKKAGAQWGIERLSP, from the coding sequence ATGGATCCATCCGCTCTCAGACAAGAGTATGCTCAAGCCAGTCTCGATCATGAAGATCTTCGCGAAGACCCAATGGAGCAGTTCGCTTTCTGGTTCGAACAGACGTGCAATGCCGATCTGCTCGAGCCCAATGCCATGACGCTCTCTACTGCAGATTTGCGTGGACGTGTGAGTTCGCGGACAGTTCTTCTGAAAGCATATGACGCAGAGGGTCTCGTTTTCTATACGAACTACGAGAGCGGGAAGGCTCAGCAGATTGGTGAGAATAATCAGGTTTCACTGTGTTTCCCGTGGTTGGCTTTGCAGCGACAGGTCATCATATGTGGCCGAGCGGAGAAGGTTTCTACGGCGACTTCGCTCAAATACTTTCTATCGAGGCCACATGGCAGCCAATTGGGTGCTTGGGTCTCCCAACAAAGTGCTGTTATCTCTTCGCGCAGTCTGCTTGAAACGAAGCTCAACGAGATGAAACAAAAATTCAAAGAGGGGCAGGTGCCGCTTCCCGATTTTTGGGGGGGCTTCCGCGTGCGTCCGGAAACAATCGAGTTTTGGCAGGGCCGTCCGAGTCGCTTGCATGATCGATTCCGCTACTCGAAAAAGGCAGGCGCGCAGTGGGGGATAGAGCGTCTGAGTCCATAG